The Corynebacterium glaucum genome includes a region encoding these proteins:
- the sepH gene encoding septation protein SepH, which translates to MRELYLSEEESTETFFVLFDAEGVRYQLARAEMDPILEQLREAQANKNQLEFPSASAGGDSETAEEQEEQAAPAEERALPEPDPLYATALSMRPNEIQARVRAGATAAELAEEMGVAESRVEPYAHPVLLERAQVAEAAKQSHPLREDGPAKLTLFEILASAFAARGHSLSEATWDATREPGDTWVVRVRWTAGLSENEAVWSYTRQMGSSATTEARNAVAADLTDPDFVQPVRSLTAVDTHAPQPEADLEPDAEVRQGAAEDIAEGEFLRHPDEQQHPQKRRRKAVTPHWEDVLLGVRTNTKRPRD; encoded by the coding sequence ATGCGCGAGCTGTACCTCAGCGAAGAGGAATCCACGGAAACTTTCTTCGTGCTGTTTGATGCCGAGGGCGTTCGCTACCAACTTGCGCGCGCCGAGATGGATCCCATCTTGGAGCAATTGCGCGAAGCACAAGCTAACAAGAACCAGCTCGAGTTCCCCTCCGCCAGTGCCGGCGGCGACTCCGAGACGGCTGAGGAGCAAGAGGAGCAAGCAGCCCCCGCTGAGGAACGAGCACTCCCCGAACCGGATCCGTTGTACGCAACCGCGCTTTCGATGCGCCCCAACGAGATCCAAGCCCGCGTTCGGGCAGGCGCGACCGCAGCGGAACTTGCTGAAGAAATGGGGGTGGCCGAGAGCCGCGTCGAACCTTATGCGCACCCGGTGTTGCTCGAGCGGGCGCAGGTAGCTGAGGCGGCGAAGCAGTCACACCCGCTGCGCGAAGACGGCCCCGCGAAACTCACGCTGTTTGAGATCCTGGCATCTGCATTCGCGGCCCGCGGCCACTCGCTGTCCGAAGCCACCTGGGACGCCACCCGCGAACCCGGCGACACCTGGGTAGTGCGAGTTCGTTGGACTGCCGGATTGAGCGAGAACGAGGCGGTGTGGTCGTACACCCGCCAAATGGGTTCAAGCGCAACGACTGAAGCCCGCAACGCGGTTGCCGCGGACCTGACCGACCCAGACTTTGTGCAGCCAGTGCGCTCGCTCACGGCCGTCGATACGCATGCTCCCCAACCTGAGGCTGACCTGGAGCCGGATGCTGAGGTGCGGCAGGGTGCGGCCGAGGACATCGCCGAAGGCGAGTTCCTGCGCCACCCGGATGAGCAGCAGCATCCGCAAAAGCGTCGTCGGAAGGCCGTCACACCCCATTGGGAGGACGTACTTTTAGGGGTACGCACCAACACGAAGCGGCCTCGGGATTAA